Proteins encoded within one genomic window of Haematobia irritans isolate KBUSLIRL chromosome 5, ASM5000362v1, whole genome shotgun sequence:
- the LOC142241299 gene encoding uncharacterized protein LOC142241299, translated as MTAFLFLLLAFQLCHTATVANSITNLPPQYDDDPLHTDFFPNHNNELANELGDIASDGDMENNAAERGDNFPVIQSVDDETEELQFPKPIQWVTLNNLRNAILLKFQNPKQTKINNKLDPEEIKRLRSLQENIIRWGKRSYENYPVSRNEFGNSGATRMDYHHSHQVVRDSRGDNFMRFGRSVGNNGNGDDNFMRFGRASGGNNDFMRFGRAANQDFMRFGRGNQDNFMRFGRAPGHDFMRFGRAAAGQDFMRFGRAAAGQDFMRFGRTATGQQDFMRFGRTPSSKDFMRFGRTPSAQDFMRFGRAPSPQDFMRFGRSSPSDLQKGYFDRYSRPDNFMRFGRTPLQNSDFMRFGKSLSKSENNTVSNQLKQQLGKSELKQAVKLIHEADKNADNENPVDKAMKVLFDKHEQQSNDQMQHFDNDDEQSADSTQHEGPSDDQNTELDYFFKMTN; from the coding sequence ATGACGGCATTCCTGTTTCTTTTACTGGCTTTTCAACTATGTCACACAGCTACAGTGGCGAATTCCATTACGAATTTACCTCCACAATACGATGACGATCCTCTACATACAGACTTCTTTCCTAACCATAATAATGAATTGGCAAACGAACTGGGAGATATCGCTAGTGATGGAGATATGGAAAATAATGCTGCTGAAAGAGGCGATAACTTTCCCGTGATCCAATCTGTAGATGATGAAACTGAAGAGTTGCAATTTCCCAAACCCATTCAATGGGTGACTCTGAACAATTTGCGTAATGCCATACTattgaaatttcaaaatcccaaacaaactaaaatcaacaataaaCTCGACCCTGAAGAAATCAAAAGGCTGCGATCACTACAGGAAAATATTATACGATGGGGCAAGCGATCTTACGAGAACTATCCGGTGTCGAGAAATGAATTTGGCAACTCCGGAGCAACACGCATGGATTATCACCATAGTCATCAGGTAGTACGTGACTCAAGGGGTGATAATTTTATGCGATTTGGTCGTTCGGTGGGTAACAATGGCAATGGCGATGATAATTTCATGCGTTTCGGACGAGCTTCGGGTGGAAACAATGATTTTATGCGCTTTGGACGAGCtgcaaatcaagactttatgcGTTTCGGAAGAGGTAATCAAGATAATTTTATGAGATTTGGTCGAGCACCAGGCCATGACTTCATGAGATTTGGTCGAGCAGCAGCAGGGCAAGATTTTATGCGATTCGGAAGAGCGGCAGCAGGACAAGATTTTATGCGATTTGGAAGAACAGCGACAGGACAGCAAGATTTCATGAGATTTGGCCGCACACCATCGTCTAAAGATTTTATGAGATTTGGTCGTACACCATCTGCTCAAGATTTTATGAGATTTGGCCGAGCTCCATCACCGCAAGATTTTATGCGTTTTGGTCGTAGTTCTCCATCGGATCTTCAAAAAGGTTATTTTGATCGTTACAGTAGGCCCGACAACTTTATGCGTTTCGGCCGTACCCCATTACAAAATTCAGATTTCATGCGTTTCGGCAAAAGTCTTTCGAAATCCGAGAATAACACCGTGTCAAATCAATTAAAACAGCAGTTGGGAAAAAGCGAATTAAAACAGGCAGTTAAACTCATACATGAAGCTGATAAGAATGCCGATAATGAGAACCCCGTCGATAAAGCCATGAAAGTGCTCTTCGATAAACATGAACAACAAAGCAACGACCAAATGCAGCATTTCGATAATGATGACGAACAATCGGCCGATTCTACACAACATGAAGGACCTTCAGATGATCAGAATACCGAATTGGATTACTTTTTTAAAATGACAAATTAA